The Erigeron canadensis isolate Cc75 chromosome 1, C_canadensis_v1, whole genome shotgun sequence genome segment ttgcgcctaggcgcaagagGCGCTCGCCTTTGACAACACTGTTGTATACACACAGAGTAATTTATTAATGTTTGAAGGAGAACTTCAAAGTTTTAATGTGTACTTTTTTTAGTAAAGAAGGCCGGCACATTCTAgttaatacctttttttttgtagttcTAATGTGTACTTGATCAACAATTGATACCTTCACTCTTTCAGAGTACCCCAAGATGAGAATCTCTTGATTCCTAGTACTTTGACATGTGGCAGCTTCCACATTTGTGCTCCATACATATTAACCACTATTCATTGTACGTTTGTGACATAACTATGCTTTTATTTGCAGTGCGGAGCAACTAAAAGATATTGGATGCAAGTGGGTAATTCTTGGGCATTCTGAGAGGAGACATGTGATTGGGGAAAACGATGAGGtgagatatattatttttttattcatcaaTCACAAAATGTGAAAGTATAAACTTTCTTATATGCAGACATGCAACGGTAGTACCATTTTATATGATTCAATTATTTTGGTTTTGTGCTCATAACTCATGCACCTCTATTACCAGTTTATAGGTAAGAAGGCTGCCTATGCATTGGGACAGAATCTTGGAGTAATTGCTTGCATCGGAGAACTGTTGGAAGAAAGAGAAGCAGGCAAAACATTTGATGTATGTTTCAAGCAATTGAAAGCATATGCAGGCAAGCTGCCTTAGACCCTAAATCTGATTAGTTTTATCTCATGgttgtataattaattaattgtaatatGACTTAATACGTTTTACCTGTTTTTTGTACCATCATTCTCTGTTTAACGCACTCTAGCTCATGCATTTCACTTGGCTTCTCTTAACTTTCTGTTCTGATGCTATCATTTTGAACATAAATTGCCCCCTTTTTTTTATGTTGCTTCGTTTGCATAAAGTAcagtattattattttctacATCACATTCCCTGGTTAAAATCTTGAAATCACTTGAAGCAATGCAATTGAATGAGATCGTTATGTCATGTGCAGATGCTGTGTCCAGTTGGGATGACATTGTAATTGCATATGAACCGGTATGGGCTATTGGAACTGGTAAAGTGGCTTCACCCGAGCAGGCTCAGGAAGTACATGTTGCTGTTCGTGACTGGCTTGCTAAAAATGTATCGACCGAAGTTGCTTCTAAAACACGTATCATCTATGGAGGTAATAAATAAGTAGTCATTGCAGCCTAATAATTTCGTTTCTGTTAAAAATACAATGACTGATATTAGTGCACTTTCGCTTTTCATGGGCGATTGATCAATGGTGTCACCTTCTGATAATTAAGGCTCCTATTCTTCTTTTGGATTGCTTGGAAGTTTTTTAACAAAGTTGTAGCACATTATACGTTCTGTATCTTTAAAGTTATTTGGGAAAATAGCCTTAATGAAAATTTGTGCTTGCTACTCCTTAATTCACATGCTGACGGATGTGTTAACTAAATTTTATCCCTGCACACAGGGTCTGTAAATGCAGGCAACTCGGCTGACCTGGCCAAAAAAGAAGACATCGATGGATTTCTCGTCGGTGGTGCTTCTTTGAAGGTATTATCTTATCTTCTTTTGTTATGTTGTGGAGCCAACTGTTTAtggttacatatataaatatgttttaagtcaGCATGTATTTTAAATACTTTGATAGCAAAGCAAATCAGGCTAGCTACGACTCTgaaatgaaaaggaaaattttatttatcccCCCTCCTAAACccttaaaatatcatatatatatgtatatatatatatattcttatagCACAAGTTCCAGTGCACCATGTAGTAAACTGGTTCATAGACCCCATGCGTACAATGGTTTAAAGCATGGTTGGGAGTATATGATATTTGGGGTTTTCGGAGAAGTATATATGAAATTGTTCAGAAATGAAGAAGTATATCTTCTCATGAAACTTCGTTTCAGATTGTCCCATTAAAATGTTGACATTTAGTTTCTTGTGATATTCCAAACTGAAATGGGTTTGCACAATCCCTTTACTTGTCTTGCCTTAGATATGTCATGAGCCATCAGCTGTTTTACCTACATGGTGTTTATTGTCAAATATGTCAATTTGAAGGGTATAAATTATAATGTGAAAGAGAGAGACACAAGTTCCCAATCAAAAGAGTATGGTACAAAAAGTGTTCTCTCTATCCTAGCCCATTGTCGTATAACTAAAAACAGTTCCCTTGCTTGTTAATCATTTTCCCAATTACTACAAACTAAGTAAATGATCAGTATCCTACCTCATGCTTGCCAATTAACTGAACCTCATGCTTGCCAATTAACTGAAATTATGATTTTGAATGTTCATGCAGGGTTCTGATTTTGCAACCATCATTAATTCTGTGACGGCCAAAAAAGTTGCTGCTTGATCATCCAGTCGCATATGGTTTTGGATTGGGAGGAAGTAAGTACCTTAGAGTGTATCATGTTAGTTGAGGTCCTATTGGCATGTGAGCCACTTCAGTTTAGCGGATTTCGTTTCACTCCGCCTTCAAAATGGATAAACTACACTTCAGTACGCACAATGTGCATTTCCCTTTATACAAGATTTGTAATAGATATAATCACCCCAAATCCACATGTCTTTTGGTTATAACTTACAAATCATGCAATAAAGTTAATAAGAAGAGAAATGATTTTTCCTCCTAAAAATATCCTCCTACTAATCATCAATTAACACACGATGACATGTGCCATCCATATttatcggtttttttttttttttttttttttgtcattttagcACTTGGTTTTGCCCTGTGTGAATGTGTGATCATCTTACTCTTGGGAGAATTTGGAGGAGGATATTTTAGGAGGGTGCATCATTACTCGACGGAAAATCTATTCCCTGATCGGATTTTTGTTAACTAAACGAGCATTATGGGAAATTTCTATGGCCTCATTTCTGTTTAATCATCATTGTGCAACTCATTTTGCACTCTCTCATTTGGGTAGTTAGTTTATTAACCCAAAACCATATTCGTTAGAGTAGTCCTTCACTCAAGGAATATATGCCATAATTCAAACCTATATACAAAGCAACCTGACCTCTTTATACATGTACCCAAAAACCTACACTAGCAAGAAAGGTATACAACTACATGAATATATTATGTATTCAatatttttggaaacatataGAGGTGGAGATTGGTAGAGGAGAGGGAGATAAATGGACCAGTTCAATGCGAGCCAAAAAAGCCTGTCATCTGCCTCGCTGCCACCTCTTCCTTTGGTAGCGATTTTTGCCATTGTGGTGTTCTTGCTGTCTCTCTCACAATACTCAAACTTCAAGAGTCTGTCAGATAATGTAGGAATCAGTTTCCAGTTATTTGTCGTCTTAACACCAGTTATTCTCATCTTTTTCGTGTCTTCAAGCTGGCTCTCACCTAAAGGTCAGTGGTTTGGTTTTGGCGCACGGAAAAGGAATGACCCCATGAACCTTTCTGGTAAATATGGGAATTGACTTGCACTATTGAAGAAGCATAGTTTCACATATCCAAAAAGAAGTCTAGATTCTGATCTTGTCTTATTGTTTTGTTTGatactaaaatattaataatgcaAATTTCACAAAATGCAATAAATAATTCTAATTGTACTCGGATATTGAACTACTCGAATTCCATGTGTATGACCTTTTTCGTCACCATGATATTTGTGTGACTGTGTGAGTAtgattatctatctatattctGATTCGGCCAGATTCGGCCTTCACCCGATCTAATTGATGTTATGGAGAATGGTGTATACACTGCCCATACTTTTTTACAccatatataatgaaaaatagTGGTAAGTTTATCATATGATACCTTTATCAATTCAAATTTATTATCATATAATTCCTCAAGATTGGCATGACCTTCTATAAACCCacttgattttgttttgtatttacatctaaaacatacaagtgatttaatttataaaaggtAAAGGTTTAAATGATCTAGGTTTGAGGATACACTTACTATACATGCATTCCGTGTAATATGTGGTCTGGGTCTTATGACACTAAATGAGACCAATAAAATTTTTCAAACAAGTAAATTAACAAACTTGAACATCATCAGATGTAATTTTTCAATGTACCTCTTTATTAAgaacaaatatatacaaaagaaTTACAGAATTGTTGTGGAGCAAAATAGGCTACAAATATTTAATCAACCTACTTGAAATAACAAATTACAATCAATAAGTTCATACTCTAAAGAATCAGCTAAAACTGATCTTATACAGGCTAAACCTTGTACATGAGGAATGAAACTTGTGTAAATATTGTTTCTCAGGAACACCACATATTATGTTGCCAAGGAATATGACTTTTCTAAACGAATGCCCTACTTCCATTGGTGGTCAAGATTGTCAACGTATTGATGTTCTATTAGCTTGTCACATGGAATCTTTGATCGTGATATTCTGGTACGAGTAGTCCCTCATTGTACCATCACGCGTCTTCTTTTTACTAATAAGCGTATGGACCCACAAAGACAAGACAGAATCATCAACCTGAAATACTATGATTGTGCATAGTCacattattttatctttatcttttttgCAGGTTGATTTTTCACTTGGTTGCATTAGTCACTGAGGCATTTGTCAATTCTCAATGTGTCCAAGTGTTCTAAACTAACTGTCAGAATCTCCGTTACAGAATTGCACATGAGATTTTCATCTTATACGGCTCCTCCCCTTATGTTTATAACGATAAAATAacaaatcatttgaaaatcttcTCATTATGATCTAAGTAGGGctagtgtttttataaaaaatctcTAGCGAACCAACCTGCACGAGATCTTTTCTTAACATTAAATGTATTGTTACCAGAGAGAAAAGATAACTCCAACAATTTCTTTGTTCTCAACGCTTCCCAATGTCTAGGAATTAGTCACTTCAACAGCCTTCAATTGTTATACGGGTATCCAAAATACAAACGAGATGGACAATTGCAGAGACGGAGTCATAATTtgttttttgggggggggggggggggggggggcaattttaaaagttgtttgtcaTAATTATAAGAATTATATTGAGAATGTAAATATATTGGGCCCTAACTCGGGAATTGAAAATGGACTCTCAAAAGAATTTTGTTCCCCACACCACGTATAACActcatattaataaaaaaaaaaaccagttttttttaataaagaaaaaccaCACCTGCCGAGCAaagtcttattaaatgaaaacgtattccACCATAATACAAGAAacataacaaatatatttttttttatgaaataattagTTTGTATAGTTATCTTAATATATcactattatgattattataattagttaattgtaataaatatatacaataatttgaaagaaaacattTTTTCCACAAACAGCTACATTATTAATGTATTACACATTTACAGACTAaaacaaataaagttttttctttaacattttttcatttttactattaaaagttaaaataactcaattttttttatccttCTATTAGAAAAatctatctcaaaattaataCTTCGATAACTAATGATCTCCAAAGAATAAACTTATAATAATGAATACActgtttgtatgtattttcctattatttttttcttattttaaattttttttaataaatatatcatttaaatttttaaaaaatacgtTGTAGCAAAATTGGAGTAGTAAATCCGTCCTTGGATGTTTGTTATCCCAACTATTCTTTTAGTCCTAGCTTGCGAAAGAATgagataatttatttataattactaTAATTTTTGAGAAGTGATATTCTTACCACTTTATTTATTACATCTAATATAACTGTGCATCAATTATTTGTATAGTGTGTTTTGAAATGTGTACAGTGTGGTAGATATATCAAATAAAGTGGTACAGATATCACTTCCTATAATTTTTAGGTGTAGTACTTATTTCCTTCTGAAGCTGACTTTCACACCTAACTTGATTTTCTATAGGAATAATAATTggattagtttttttaaatatataaaattaataatttatggaATTATATGTAAAACTTCAAACATTTATAAACTTAGAACAATTTAAGATTATTTTAAAGGTTAACTATTACgagtaaaaaagaaaacaaaaacttgACCAAATTTGACACAGGTCAACCGATTTTTGACTCAGTTAGCCGAATTTGACCAATGTTGAGCCGGTGAATCTTAAATTGTATCCGAGATCGAGATTTGGGCATTTGGCGGATGAGTTTAAATCTGGATCCAATCCGACCAAAAAAAGGGGGTGGGGCCCCAGTTGGTCAAGCCAATCCCGATTTGGTCTAAACATTCCTCGGTGGAAAACATTCTGTGATGAGCGTTGACTATGTGGAGAATAGAAAGTAAATTGAAATTACCTAAGAAATCATCGTAGTACTGACAAAATCAAACGCAAATTAgtctttttttcatcttttcattttcttatctCATTGTCATGACAGTGATTATTATACTTACAACAATATTATTACTGATAGCAGCTACGAAAGTATTGTTACGCAGTCGCTCACGAGACAGTAATTGTGGTATTGTACCCAATATTCCAGACGCGTCATCATCGTCGTTGTCGTCTTCTCGGTCGTGGAAGTATGATGTTTTTCTTAGTTTTAGAGGCGAAGATACTCGCAAGACTTTTGTGGATCATCTCTACTACGCTCTTCAACAACGTGGAATACACGCTTACAAGGACGATGTAAGTCTTGATCAGGGTGACACCATTGGCCCAGCCCTGTTAAGTGCTATCCAAGAATCACATATGGCTCTTATTATATTCTCTGAAAACTATGCCAATTCTTCATGGTGTTTGGATGAGCTTTCATATATTATGAAATGCAAGGAGGAGAGGAGGCAAATCGTTATTCCCATATTTTATAATGTGGATCCTTCATATGTGAGAAAACAGATAGGGCAATTTGCCAAACACAAGTTGTCTAAAAACAAGGAGAAAGTTGAATCTTGGAAGCAGGCACTTGTTGATGCAAGTAATATTGCTGGATGGGAACCTAAGCAGGTCGCCAACGGGTAAACCTTTTCGATCTTCTTTCTGTTTATTTAAAATCTCGTAATATAAAGTTGTCCGGTAGCTAAGCTTAGGTTTGGAACActcacatgctaattttttaatttataaattcatggagatctaaatatttattcatctatactatattataaagcagattccttccagattttcaacattgagttgaaattttcaatattgattttaagtacatccccaaaataccccactcatctattctatatatatctaaaataaccataataccctttctctctcctcaaatctcaaccaatcatcttttttctctcctccataaatcatttattcctccaattcattcaaaatcttttatctcaaaaatcatacgtcgataaattataaaaattgtatgggtgttcttaaaatttcatgctctttcattagagatgtcattcgatatactttcgacgaatttttaaatccgagggcggaggccGGAGGCtgtaggcatttgactatcacactctctgacctagctatcaccccgccgcaacgcgcgggtacttactctcgttaaacaaaaaatattatttagtatgtgaggggttccacatcTAAACTTAGTGCCgcacaaccttatattcacttttccctatatattattatgaatgTGAAGTTACCTTCCCAATGTTCAGGCATGAAGCAAGATGTATTCAAGAGATGGTTGGTTCCATTTTAGATAAATTCTCATACTTAGATTcagttgttgatgatgaaaacCTTGTTGGAATGGCAACTCGATTGCTTCAGTTGAGATCCCATTTAAGAATTGGATCAGGTGGTGTGAGAATGGTTGGGATATGGGGGGTTGGGGGTGGCGGTAAGACTACTCTTGCGTTTTCTGTTTATATGAAACTACGTATGCATTTTCATAGCCACTGCTTTATAGACAACATAAGGGAAAAATCACAGAAACGTGGCTTAAGAAAACTGCAAAAAATAATTCTGTCAGATGTTTTGAAAACACCTGTGAAAGTGAGGAGTGTTCAAGAAGGAATATGCAAGATTCAAAGTATGTTATGTCGTAGGAATGTGTtgattgttcttgatgatgTCGATCATCTTGACCAACTAAAGGCATTAGCGGGGTGTCATAAATGGTTTGGGGATGGGAGTCGAATAATAATTACAACTAGGGATTGCCATTTGCTGTCAATTCACAAGGTAGATGTGGTCTCTCATATCGATTTATTATCACATGATGAAGCTATTCGGCTCTTCAATAAAAATGCATACTGTGAAGATAAACCTGTACAAGATTATGAGATGCTTTCACATCAGATCGTTTCTTATGCTGCCGGGCTCCCCTTAGCCTTGATTGTGttgagttcttttttatatGACAAAGACAAGGATGAGTGGCTTAGTACATTGGATAGACTAAAGTATCATCCAGAAATGGATATTGTGGAAAAGCTCAAAATCAGCTATGATGGGCTTAAAGATGTGGAGAAAGAGTTATTCTTGGATATTGCATGTTTCTACCGGGGAATGAAGGGAAATGAGGCTATGCAAATATTTGATGCGTGTGGATTCTATCCTCAAGTAGGGGTAAAGGTGCTGGTACAAAAGGCTCTCATAACTGTTTCTTCCTTTGGTAAGTTTGATATGCACGATATGGTTCAAGAAATGGCACACTATATTGTTAAATCGGAACATCCCAACAATCCTGAGAAACATAGCAGGCTTTGGCGATTGGAAGATATTAAAGACATGTGTTCCAGCAATGCAACAACGGTAACACACTACCTTTTCAAGATGCACAAATGTACAACCACTgagacacacacacatacacaaattCTCCAACtcaaatttacatatttttttttaactttgttgCAGGAAAATGATAAGATTGAAGCCATTCAATGTTCTTCCCATGCTTTTGAGTATCCATCCAACTTCAGTACGCTTGTCTCAAACATGACGAAACTAAGATTTCTTAATATGACTACTAGTACGTTTGATGAGCCCAGTTTTCTTTCAAATGAGTTGAGGTATTTATATTGGGACAGGTATTCTGCGAGTCGATTCCCTGAAGGTTTTCAACCAAGGAagcttgtttttttaaaaatgaaagaaagcTTGCAAAAAGAACTTTGGATGGGTTACAAGGTACTTCAATTGCTCTTTTGATTAACATATAAAAGTAGTGCATTACACCTTAAGTGTTTGgaagatttattaattaatacatcTGCTTTACAAACTATATTATTACGAGCATACTTGTCTGTTGTATCAGTTCGCTGTACCACAGCTTTGCATTCCTGTCACTCTCTGAGCAGCCATGCCATATACATAAGAGTTCCTGTTTTAACCACTATTCTCTGCATAAGAAGTAGGTTTCACTTGATGGGTGGAGATTAAAATATGTGTATGAGATGTACATAAGTCATGTATTAGATTTTAGAATATCATTCCATCCGTTTATAGCCATACTTAACATCGAATCTTTAACTCTTGTAAGTAattaatattttggtaaatttgACTTGTGTATGCATCAGTATCTACCATGTTTAAAAGAGCTTGAACTATACTTTATGGAAGCACTAGTGAGGACACCTGATTTTGGTGGACTCCCATGTCTTCAAAAGTTGAAACTCTTCCAGTGTGAAAGTTTAGAAGAGATTCACGAATCTCTTGGAAATCATGCAAGTCTTGTTTCTGTAGAGGTAAGTTGGTGTCAAAAGCTTAAAAGGTTTCCGAGCATTGTTGGGATGGGAAAACTGGAGATTCTTAGAATTAAATATTGCTTCGCACTTACTGCGTTTCCAAATATTGTGATGAAGATGTATAGCTTGGTAGAGTTATCTTTGGATTGTGTTGGGATAGAAGTCCTGCCGTCATCAGTAGGAGAATATTGTACCAACCTTATTTCGCTAGAGTTGAACAACTGTTTGAACTTAAAGAGCATAGAAGGGACGTTCCATGCATTAAAATGTCTAAAGAAGTTTGAATTAAATGGTGCAAACAATTTGAGAAGTCGCCAAAGGATCTATTTGATGTAAATCTAGATGCGCATCGTTTATTGTTGGTAAGTAACTAGTAGTATTAAATTATTCATTTGATATTCTTTCCCAGTACTTATGTTTCGAAGTGTCTTATGAGAGCTGAATCTCTGTTGGTGTAGATTGAAAGATGGAGAAATTCCCAATCAAGTTCAGCCTCTCACAGCATACTTGCCTCAAACCGGGTAGTTGCATAGATCGCGCTGAGCTCCAATCAAGTGTAGCTATTCTTATGGCATACCGGTGCCACTCACTTGAATCCATCAACATCATCAGAGATGATTCTCACTCAATTGTGAGATGCTAGAAGAATTGATGGGGTAGACTACTAGCAGAATCCATGCTTCATGTATGTTTGGTTCTCCCCATGTAAGTTGTTGTAAAATTTAAGCCGACGTATGTAGCTATATATAATATTCCAGTAAATGagaatttttgttaatttaatttattaggGAAAGGCTGCTGAAAGTGGTTGTATGACTGATTGACTCTCTATGAGCATACTTGAAGTAATTGTTTTTCAATTTGTGCAGTTAGTTTTCTTCCATAATGGCTATATATGTtgggaaaaagtgcatttttccaccactttggacatcaataaatatatagtcgtgtgacatatattgcgaaccgtttagtgggttttgtagtctctggccaaggctacgtaacaaactaagatgagtccaaattgggttaaaggtgaatgagatatcgagtctcaaagttgtgtgtttggtgcataagttggagttggaaaagatttgtcccacattggtgtgggatataaacttttactagtttataagtggaggtttctaagctatgtcaagatcttgtgttgtgttttactctGGCTCCTACCCGCGCGCAGGGGTGCAGAAAACGGGTTTCTGGGTCAAAATTCTCTGAACCAATGCATATGTGTAATCATACATGTGTATAGTTTCGGAAACATATAGAGAGTTGGAGATTGGTAGAGGGAGAGAACTGGACGTGTTCAATGTGCGCCAAAAATGCTTGTCATCTGCCTCACTGCCACCTCTTCCTTTGGTAGCGATTTTTTGCCATTGTGGTGTTCTTGCTGTCTCTCTCACAGTATTCAAACTTCAAGTGGCAGTCGGATAATGTAGGAACCAGTTTCCAGTTATTTGTCGTCTTAATGCCACTTATTCTCATCTTGTTCGTGTCTTCAAGCTTTCTTGCTAAAGGCCAATGGTTTAGTTTTGGCACACGGAAAAGGAATGACCCCATGAACCTTTCAGGCGGATATGGGAATTGACTTGCACTGGTGAAAAGGAATGCAGATTTCACAAAATGCAATAAAAAATGTGATTATACTTGAATTGTTGAACGAGTTCTATGTGTATGACGTTTTTCCTTACCATGATATTCGTATGAACGGACCAATTGAAGTCATGGTTTGTACATTAGTTCGCTACACATACTTTTCACACCATGATATCACCTCTTTTTAACGTTACATTACTAAATGACTTtacaaataatgtaaaatatgtT includes the following:
- the LOC122608247 gene encoding triosephosphate isomerase, chloroplastic — encoded protein: MAAMVSTSLSAGPKSQQLSATAPPPLFSGLRRSSAATQSFFQSVNSHLRLSSSTSSRPSTAILAMAGTGKFFVGGNWKCNGTKDSIKQLVSDLNSATLEPDVDVVVGPPFIYIDQVKSSLTDRIEIAAQNSWIGKGGAFTGEISAEQLKDIGCKWVILGHSERRHVIGENDEFIGKKAAYALGQNLGVIACIGELLEEREAGKTFDVCFKQLKAYADAVSSWDDIVIAYEPVWAIGTGKVASPEQAQEVHVAVRDWLAKNVSTEVASKTRIIYGGSVNAGNSADLAKKEDIDGFLVGGASLKGSDFATIINSVTAKKVAA
- the LOC122605828 gene encoding disease resistance protein Roq1-like; the encoded protein is MTVIIILTTILLLIAATKVLLRSRSRDSNCGIVPNIPDASSSSLSSSRSWKYDVFLSFRGEDTRKTFVDHLYYALQQRGIHAYKDDVSLDQGDTIGPALLSAIQESHMALIIFSENYANSSWCLDELSYIMKCKEERRQIVIPIFYNVDPSYVRKQIGQFAKHKLSKNKEKVESWKQALVDASNIAGWEPKQVANGHEARCIQEMVGSILDKFSYLDSVVDDENLVGMATRLLQLRSHLRIGSGGVRMVGIWGVGGGGKTTLAFSVYMKLRMHFHSHCFIDNIREKSQKRGLRKLQKIILSDVLKTPVKVRSVQEGICKIQSMLCRRNVLIVLDDVDHLDQLKALAGCHKWFGDGSRIIITTRDCHLLSIHKVDVVSHIDLLSHDEAIRLFNKNAYCEDKPVQDYEMLSHQIVSYAAGLPLALIVLSSFLYDKDKDEWLSTLDRLKYHPEMDIVEKLKISYDGLKDVEKELFLDIACFYRGMKGNEAMQIFDACGFYPQVGVKVLVQKALITVSSFGKFDMHDMVQEMAHYIVKSEHPNNPEKHSRLWRLEDIKDMCSSNATTENDKIEAIQCSSHAFEYPSNFSTLVSNMTKLRFLNMTTSTFDEPSFLSNELRYLYWDRYSASRFPEGFQPRKLVFLKMKESLQKELWMGYKYLPCLKELELYFMEALVRTPDFGGLPCLQKLKLFQCESLEEIHESLGNHASLVSVEVSWCQKLKRFPSIVGMGKLEILRIKYCFALTAFPNIVMKMYSLVELSLDCVGIEVLPSSVGEYCTNLISLELNNCLNLKSIEGTFHALKCLKKFELNGANNLRSRQRIYLM